One region of Mycolicibacterium insubricum genomic DNA includes:
- a CDS encoding alpha/beta fold hydrolase: protein MTATADQPTFGEIEDRSLPLAVLVHGFPDTPHTWRHLGPQLAAAGYRVVAPWLPGYRTAGQRPITVGSYVRHILDVRTQYHGDERTLLVGHDWGANAGYGAVALEPDGFDRFVALAVPPVAALGGGILSYRQLKRSFYVYFIQRVGLAEAVLLGDGFWESLWADWSPGYDPTGDLAELRRHVTVDTIASVVNPYRASFDPAFADPAVESEALAAVGLPPVPTLYLHGQRDGAIGADLLGDVGQFLPAPGSGFEILDGVGHFLHLEEPQTVWERIGGWLAG, encoded by the coding sequence GTGACAGCGACTGCGGACCAACCGACGTTCGGCGAGATCGAGGACCGGTCGCTGCCGCTGGCGGTGCTGGTACACGGGTTCCCGGATACCCCGCACACCTGGCGCCACCTCGGCCCCCAACTCGCCGCGGCCGGCTACCGGGTGGTCGCACCGTGGCTGCCCGGCTACCGGACGGCGGGGCAGCGCCCGATCACCGTCGGCAGCTACGTCCGCCACATCCTCGACGTCCGCACCCAATACCACGGTGACGAGCGGACCCTGCTCGTCGGACACGACTGGGGAGCCAACGCCGGCTACGGCGCCGTCGCTCTGGAGCCCGACGGGTTCGACAGGTTCGTCGCGCTGGCGGTGCCACCGGTGGCGGCCCTCGGCGGCGGCATCCTCAGCTACCGGCAACTGAAGCGTTCGTTCTACGTGTACTTCATCCAACGGGTCGGGCTGGCCGAAGCCGTACTGCTGGGCGACGGCTTCTGGGAGTCCCTGTGGGCGGACTGGTCACCGGGTTACGACCCGACCGGTGACCTCGCGGAACTGCGCCGCCACGTCACCGTCGACACGATCGCGAGCGTCGTCAATCCCTACCGGGCCTCGTTCGACCCCGCGTTCGCCGATCCCGCCGTCGAGTCCGAGGCTCTCGCGGCCGTCGGACTGCCGCCGGTTCCGACCCTCTACCTGCACGGACAGCGGGACGGCGCAATCGGTGCGGACCTGCTCGGCGACGTCGGCCAGTTCCTGCCGGCGCCCGGGTCGGGCTTCGAGATCCTCGACGGCGTCGGGCACTTCCTGCATCTGGAAGAGCCGCAGACGGTGTGGGAGCGGATCGGCGGTTGGCTGGCCGGCTGA
- a CDS encoding TetR/AcrR family transcriptional regulator, whose amino-acid sequence MTVEAGPSIRRRILDATHVVLSRSGHKNLQLSDVAAVAGVSRPTLYRYFGSRQGLLDAFSVYEQDNFDAGIAAAVAGLRGADRLDAALRFIVDFQDAHSARSVVDIEPDHVLDHMRRSLPVIRDRIRQVITGEHADVAASAVVRIAVCHYLVAGGTPEEFLAELRLAAGLDPRRGRLPRSVAG is encoded by the coding sequence ATGACTGTGGAAGCGGGGCCGTCGATCCGGCGGCGGATACTCGACGCCACCCACGTGGTGCTGTCCCGAAGCGGCCACAAGAATCTGCAGCTGTCCGACGTCGCCGCAGTAGCGGGCGTCTCACGGCCCACCCTCTATCGCTATTTCGGCTCCCGGCAGGGTCTGCTGGACGCATTCTCGGTGTACGAGCAGGACAATTTCGACGCCGGCATCGCGGCGGCGGTGGCCGGACTGCGAGGCGCCGACCGCCTGGATGCCGCGCTGCGTTTCATCGTCGACTTCCAGGATGCGCACTCGGCCCGGTCGGTCGTCGACATCGAGCCCGACCACGTCCTGGACCACATGCGCCGGTCGCTGCCGGTGATCCGGGATCGGATCCGGCAGGTGATCACCGGGGAGCACGCCGACGTCGCGGCATCGGCGGTGGTCCGGATCGCGGTCTGCCACTACCTCGTGGCCGGCGGCACGCCCGAGGAGTTCCTGGCCGAACTTCGGCTCGCCGCGGGCCTCGACCCGCGCCGCGGGCGGCTGCCCCGCAGCGTCGCCGGCTAG
- a CDS encoding metal-dependent hydrolase, whose protein sequence is MTDLVIRKIPWEFDEHVPFLWQPENPNFGIFCNAFTFIAVPFEKYIINALRQVQDSLAEDPEVAAEAEAFLRQEAQHAAAHRKHMLALIRRYPDLEDAYQIAVQSYDDLIDRYPVEYHAAYIANLEATFTPLFKVFLDNRDTLFAGGDRRVASLMVWHFVEEVEHRSSGLLLYQHLVADPWYRVKHIKATFDHVSAVMADIARAFDRIVPFEDRGASAEQLMSPALLVNEFKFRVPGGRRRRARQAGAPTLFSSVPTGDLAKMAWRLALSQTPNHDPADQPLPDWADTWMREYDRGTDMTVFYGTDTSSSPDMSSGSEP, encoded by the coding sequence ATGACAGACCTGGTTATCCGCAAGATCCCGTGGGAATTCGACGAGCACGTCCCGTTCCTGTGGCAACCGGAGAATCCGAACTTCGGAATCTTCTGCAACGCCTTCACCTTCATCGCGGTGCCGTTCGAGAAATACATCATCAACGCGCTCCGCCAGGTGCAGGACAGCCTGGCCGAGGATCCCGAGGTCGCCGCCGAAGCCGAGGCGTTCCTGCGCCAGGAGGCGCAGCACGCGGCGGCGCACCGCAAACACATGCTGGCACTGATCCGCCGGTATCCGGACCTCGAGGACGCCTACCAGATCGCGGTGCAGTCCTACGACGACCTGATCGACCGCTATCCGGTCGAATACCACGCCGCCTACATCGCGAACCTCGAAGCCACCTTCACCCCGCTGTTCAAGGTGTTCCTGGACAACCGCGACACCCTGTTCGCCGGCGGCGACCGCCGGGTGGCGTCGTTGATGGTGTGGCACTTCGTCGAGGAAGTCGAACACCGAAGCTCGGGACTGCTGCTCTATCAACATCTGGTCGCGGATCCGTGGTACCGGGTCAAGCACATCAAGGCGACCTTCGATCACGTCAGCGCGGTGATGGCCGACATCGCCCGGGCATTCGACCGGATCGTGCCGTTCGAGGACCGGGGCGCCTCAGCCGAGCAGCTGATGTCACCGGCCCTGCTGGTCAACGAGTTCAAGTTCCGGGTTCCCGGCGGCCGGCGACGCCGCGCCCGCCAGGCCGGTGCGCCGACGTTGTTCAGCTCCGTGCCCACCGGCGACCTCGCCAAAATGGCCTGGCGCCTGGCGCTTTCCCAGACACCCAACCACGACCCGGCCGATCAGCCCCTGCCGGACTGGGCCGACACATGGATGCGCGAATACGACCGGGGCACCGACATGACGGTCTTCTACGGCACCGACACGTCCTCCAGCCCCGACATGTCCTCCGGATCCGAGCCGTAA
- a CDS encoding VOC family protein yields MTKLHHAGICVRDMAVSLRFYCDGIGLAVLADKVLPVDLAPLLGVPTRAVRTVFLGEPGQTDSGIVELLDLGEPESVAGAAQAGLPARGVFLLSVQVDVDAVLSRLNDLGLGGQPRTMPTPGGYAATVVDPDGVMVELLPHGELAVMK; encoded by the coding sequence GTGACCAAACTTCACCACGCCGGAATCTGTGTCCGGGACATGGCGGTGTCGCTGCGGTTCTACTGCGACGGCATCGGGCTGGCGGTACTGGCCGACAAGGTGCTGCCCGTCGACCTGGCCCCGCTGCTGGGGGTACCTACCCGCGCGGTTCGCACGGTCTTCCTGGGGGAGCCGGGGCAGACGGACTCCGGCATCGTGGAGCTGCTCGACCTCGGTGAGCCGGAATCCGTTGCGGGCGCGGCTCAGGCCGGCCTGCCGGCGCGCGGGGTGTTTCTGCTTTCGGTGCAGGTCGACGTGGACGCGGTGTTGAGCCGGCTGAACGATCTCGGACTGGGTGGACAGCCGCGCACCATGCCGACCCCGGGCGGCTACGCCGCCACCGTCGTCGACCCCGACGGCGTGATGGTCGAACTGCTGCCCCACGGTGAGCTTGCCGTCATGAAATAG
- a CDS encoding class I adenylate-forming enzyme family protein, whose translation MTRPQPPSATTAGIPYGRRLTDLASADPDGPALTVVALDGAETTMTWAELEAAANRWARTLRDAPVGQGELVALSIPNSVELVVAALAAWKIGATPIPMRWDLPDWEHQRLLEVIEPALEISPANLAALGALALAADDSALPDALATAVNGICSSGSTGLPKIILNTAPAVWTPEHATPFIANWAAFDGPQKILVPAPMYHTNGFNTLNYLLGGDQLVVLEKFDAAVVLDVIERHRITTFTATPTMLARIADVPGVADRDLSSIDWILQGAAVMPQNLLRRWFSLLGPERVVMAYGMTENLGLTALRGDEWLEHPGSVGRGFRDTEIRIVDDAGQLVGPGVLGEIYLRAPMNDQYRYIGGAPPLPRTADGFASAGDLGYLDDDGYLYIADRRTDMIVTGGANVFPAEVEAALIDHPEVSDVVVIGLADPRWGRRVHAVIQPRDQATPPTEESVIRFAKDRLAGYKVPKTVEIVAEITRTAATKVNRSAMVEARGG comes from the coding sequence ATGACCCGACCGCAACCGCCTTCTGCCACCACCGCCGGGATCCCCTACGGGCGCCGGCTCACCGACTTGGCATCGGCCGACCCGGACGGGCCCGCATTGACCGTCGTCGCGCTCGACGGTGCGGAGACCACCATGACCTGGGCGGAGTTGGAAGCCGCCGCGAACCGGTGGGCGCGAACCCTGCGCGACGCACCCGTGGGCCAGGGCGAGCTGGTCGCCCTCTCCATCCCGAACTCGGTGGAGCTGGTCGTCGCCGCCCTGGCGGCGTGGAAGATCGGTGCCACACCGATACCGATGCGCTGGGACCTGCCCGACTGGGAACACCAGCGGCTCCTGGAGGTTATCGAACCGGCACTGGAGATCAGTCCGGCGAACCTCGCGGCGCTGGGCGCGCTGGCGCTGGCCGCCGATGACAGCGCCCTGCCCGACGCCCTCGCGACCGCCGTCAACGGTATCTGCAGTTCCGGATCGACCGGACTGCCCAAGATCATCCTCAACACCGCACCAGCGGTGTGGACCCCCGAGCACGCCACCCCCTTCATCGCGAACTGGGCGGCGTTCGACGGCCCACAGAAGATCCTGGTTCCCGCCCCGATGTACCACACCAACGGGTTCAACACGCTGAACTATCTGCTGGGCGGCGACCAGCTGGTGGTGCTGGAAAAGTTTGACGCCGCAGTGGTTCTCGACGTGATCGAACGCCACCGAATCACCACCTTCACCGCGACGCCGACCATGCTGGCCCGTATCGCCGACGTTCCCGGTGTCGCCGATCGCGACCTGTCGAGCATCGACTGGATCCTGCAGGGCGCCGCGGTCATGCCGCAGAATCTGCTGCGCCGGTGGTTCAGCCTGCTGGGTCCGGAACGCGTGGTGATGGCCTACGGCATGACCGAGAACCTCGGCCTCACCGCGCTGCGCGGAGACGAATGGCTGGAGCATCCCGGCAGTGTCGGACGGGGCTTCCGCGACACCGAGATCCGTATCGTCGACGACGCCGGGCAGCTCGTCGGCCCCGGCGTGCTGGGCGAGATCTACCTGCGCGCACCGATGAACGACCAGTACCGCTACATCGGCGGCGCGCCGCCGCTGCCGCGGACCGCCGACGGGTTCGCCTCGGCCGGGGACCTAGGATACCTCGACGACGACGGCTACCTCTACATCGCCGATCGGCGCACCGACATGATCGTCACCGGCGGTGCCAACGTTTTTCCCGCCGAGGTGGAAGCCGCTCTCATCGATCACCCCGAGGTCTCCGACGTGGTGGTGATCGGCCTCGCCGATCCGCGGTGGGGCCGCCGGGTGCACGCCGTCATCCAGCCGCGCGATCAGGCGACGCCACCGACCGAGGAGTCGGTGATCCGATTCGCCAAGGACCGTCTCGCCGGCTACAAGGTGCCCAAGACCGTCGAGATCGTCGCGGAGATCACCCGGACCGCCGCCACCAAGGTCAACCGCTCGGCGATGGTCGAGGCGCGCGGCGGCTGA
- a CDS encoding SDR family oxidoreductase produces the protein MITPASGARVALVTGGSGGIGKACGRRLAEHGYDVVLTARREGPLREAAEQIGARWVVADASEPAGFAAALAELPTVGLLVHAAGVLGGTYARKQTFEQWRTIMAANLDSCFVVTAAALPKMVAGSRFIFISSSAAHEPMPGRTAYTATKAGMNGFARALALEVDRDGINVNIVTPGPVETEMLTDVPFEMYAITTDDVAEAVLWLDSVPGSVDVPEIRLGALTRGPTARPPVVPPEAQRRAARS, from the coding sequence ATGATCACACCGGCATCCGGGGCCCGGGTCGCGCTGGTCACCGGCGGCAGCGGTGGTATCGGCAAGGCCTGCGGCCGCCGCCTCGCCGAGCACGGGTACGACGTGGTGCTCACCGCCCGACGGGAAGGCCCGTTGCGCGAGGCCGCCGAACAGATCGGCGCCCGCTGGGTGGTCGCCGACGCCTCCGAACCCGCCGGATTTGCCGCGGCACTGGCCGAACTACCCACCGTCGGGCTCCTGGTGCACGCCGCCGGTGTGCTCGGCGGCACCTATGCGCGCAAGCAGACCTTCGAGCAGTGGCGGACCATCATGGCGGCGAACCTGGATTCGTGCTTCGTGGTCACCGCAGCGGCGCTGCCGAAAATGGTTGCCGGGTCGCGATTCATCTTCATCTCCTCGTCCGCGGCGCACGAGCCGATGCCCGGGCGCACCGCGTACACGGCGACCAAGGCCGGCATGAACGGGTTCGCGCGCGCCCTGGCCCTGGAGGTCGACCGGGACGGGATCAACGTCAACATCGTCACGCCCGGCCCCGTGGAGACCGAGATGCTCACCGACGTGCCGTTCGAGATGTATGCGATCACCACCGACGACGTCGCCGAGGCGGTGCTCTGGCTGGATTCGGTACCCGGTTCGGTGGATGTGCCCGAGATTCGGCTCGGTGCCCTCACCCGCGGGCCGACGGCCCGGCCACCGGTGGTACCGCCGGAGGCTCAGCGGCGAGCCGCGCGGAGCTGA
- a CDS encoding FadR/GntR family transcriptional regulator: MTTVGVSREARRRLTSPRIAEMVADELRRQIVDGDLADGDLLPPQQVLVERFNVSLVSLREALRILQTEGLISVRRGNQGGAVVHLPTKTSAAYMLGLVLQSQHVPLGDLSTAVRELESTCAALAAQRADRITTIVPELQRINAAMGAELDDGSRFGELGRQFHRALVGECGNATIAAVVGSLEALWSSHEQHRVRDTAEVGYPSAGERRAVLKTHSALTDAIELGDPELARRIASRHLADAQTRAFSADSAERIVATSASAAAQLGDWRVP, translated from the coding sequence ATGACAACAGTTGGGGTGAGCCGGGAAGCGCGTCGTCGCCTGACGTCGCCGCGCATCGCCGAGATGGTGGCCGACGAACTGCGCCGGCAGATCGTCGACGGCGACCTGGCCGACGGCGATCTGCTGCCGCCGCAGCAGGTTCTGGTCGAGCGATTCAACGTCAGCCTGGTCTCGCTGCGCGAGGCGCTGCGCATCCTGCAGACCGAGGGGTTGATCTCGGTACGGCGCGGCAACCAAGGCGGCGCGGTGGTGCACCTGCCCACCAAGACCAGTGCGGCCTACATGCTGGGGCTGGTGTTGCAGAGCCAGCACGTTCCGCTGGGCGATCTGTCCACCGCGGTCCGGGAACTGGAATCGACCTGCGCGGCGCTGGCGGCGCAGCGCGCGGACCGGATCACCACGATCGTGCCGGAACTGCAGCGGATCAACGCCGCGATGGGCGCCGAACTCGACGACGGCTCCCGGTTCGGCGAGCTCGGCCGGCAGTTCCACCGCGCCCTGGTGGGCGAATGCGGCAATGCGACCATCGCTGCGGTGGTCGGCAGCCTGGAAGCCCTGTGGAGCAGCCACGAACAGCACCGGGTGCGCGACACCGCCGAGGTGGGCTACCCCTCGGCCGGCGAGCGCCGGGCCGTGTTGAAAACGCACAGCGCGCTGACCGACGCGATCGAGCTCGGCGATCCCGAACTGGCGCGGCGGATCGCCTCCCGGCACCTCGCCGACGCCCAGACCCGGGCGTTCTCCGCCGACTCGGCCGAGCGGATCGTCGCAACCTCGGCTTCCGCCGCGGCGCAGCTCGGAGACTGGCGTGTGCCCTGA
- a CDS encoding Rieske 2Fe-2S domain-containing protein → MPELERRFPFASYPKGWFQVGYSRDVAVGEVISLHYFGTRLICYRGESGTAHVLDAYCPHLGADIAVGGTVREDCVVCPFHGWRFNAAGANVEIPYAKSPNRVARLRAWPTEERAGIIFVWHCPDGGAPEWELPKIPEATDAAFSFYAPDEARWVFRSHPQEVFENTVDIAHFATVHGVSAFGNLDVESDGHRFHAVAEVNFETPRGPVAGAVDSELFGMGIDVVRHRGLGRSCTILTVTPIDGELVEARYTFFVSLDPETGEKTRMGMGFARDFCKQIEQDIPIWEAKIYRTRPALAPGESAIGTFRNWAELSYTESGVL, encoded by the coding sequence ATGCCGGAACTGGAGCGGCGCTTTCCCTTCGCGAGTTATCCCAAGGGATGGTTCCAGGTCGGCTACAGCCGTGACGTGGCCGTCGGGGAGGTCATCTCACTGCACTACTTCGGCACCCGGCTGATCTGCTACCGCGGAGAGTCCGGAACCGCTCACGTCCTCGACGCCTATTGCCCGCACCTCGGTGCCGACATCGCCGTCGGCGGTACCGTGCGCGAGGACTGCGTGGTCTGCCCGTTTCACGGGTGGAGGTTCAACGCGGCCGGCGCCAACGTCGAGATCCCTTACGCCAAGAGCCCCAACCGGGTGGCCCGGCTGCGGGCCTGGCCCACCGAGGAACGCGCCGGGATCATCTTCGTCTGGCATTGCCCCGACGGTGGCGCGCCCGAATGGGAACTCCCGAAGATCCCCGAGGCCACCGACGCCGCGTTCAGCTTCTACGCCCCGGACGAGGCCCGATGGGTGTTCCGCTCCCACCCCCAGGAGGTCTTCGAGAACACGGTGGACATCGCGCATTTCGCGACGGTGCACGGCGTCTCGGCCTTCGGCAACCTCGACGTCGAATCCGACGGTCACCGGTTTCACGCCGTCGCCGAGGTCAACTTCGAAACGCCGCGCGGGCCGGTGGCCGGTGCGGTGGATTCCGAGCTTTTCGGGATGGGGATCGACGTGGTCCGGCACCGGGGCCTGGGCAGATCGTGCACGATTCTCACGGTGACCCCGATCGACGGTGAGTTGGTCGAGGCCCGCTACACCTTCTTCGTCTCCCTCGATCCGGAAACCGGGGAGAAGACCCGGATGGGCATGGGGTTCGCGCGGGACTTCTGCAAACAGATCGAGCAGGACATTCCCATCTGGGAGGCGAAGATCTACCGGACGCGGCCGGCGCTGGCGCCCGGGGAGTCGGCGATCGGCACGTTCCGCAACTGGGCCGAACTGTCCTATACCGAATCCGGGGTGCTGTGA
- a CDS encoding aldehyde dehydrogenase, giving the protein MTIRSYDQVFIGGSWQDSSGGRIEVISPHTEEVIAHAAAGSEHDVDLAVGAARTAFDEGPWPRLSLEERIAAVERLAALYGANIDPMADLITAEMGSPASFSRLGQAAGAATMIQLAVQNARTFPWVQRRPGLFGEVHLRRQPVGTVGIIIPWNVPQNLLMPKLIPALIAGCTVVVKPAPETPLDTLWVAEMIEQVGLPEGVVSVVPGGREVGEALVRHPGIDKIAFTGSSASGRHIASVCGEQLKRYSLELGGKSAAIVLDDAHIGKTVSGLKMASLMNNGQACVAQTRLLVSERRHDEFVDALADMMADLVIGDPADPATDIGPLVSQRQQQRVQNYIRTGSAEGAKIVLGGDDSPRDRGWYVRPTLFVDATNDMTIARQEIFGPVLTVIKYRDEQDAVRIANDSDYGLAGSVWTKDVAHGLEISGQIRTGTYGINMYMLDISSPFGGFKQSGIGREFAEEGLAEYTELQTVVSAGRLPALGEDQQR; this is encoded by the coding sequence ATGACCATCCGCTCCTACGACCAGGTATTCATCGGCGGGTCCTGGCAGGACAGCAGCGGTGGACGCATCGAGGTGATCTCGCCGCATACCGAGGAGGTCATCGCCCACGCCGCCGCCGGTTCCGAGCATGACGTCGATCTCGCGGTCGGGGCCGCGCGCACGGCGTTCGACGAGGGGCCGTGGCCGCGGCTGTCGCTGGAGGAACGCATCGCCGCGGTCGAGCGGCTCGCGGCGCTCTACGGCGCGAACATCGACCCGATGGCCGATCTGATCACCGCGGAGATGGGTTCACCGGCCAGTTTCAGCCGGCTCGGCCAGGCGGCCGGGGCGGCGACCATGATACAGCTGGCCGTGCAGAACGCCCGGACGTTCCCGTGGGTGCAACGCCGCCCCGGCCTGTTCGGCGAGGTACATCTGCGCCGCCAGCCCGTCGGCACCGTGGGCATCATCATCCCGTGGAATGTGCCGCAGAACCTGTTGATGCCCAAGCTCATTCCCGCGCTCATCGCCGGATGCACCGTCGTGGTCAAACCCGCACCCGAGACCCCGCTGGACACCCTGTGGGTGGCCGAGATGATCGAGCAGGTCGGTCTGCCCGAGGGTGTGGTGTCGGTGGTGCCGGGTGGACGTGAGGTGGGGGAGGCGCTCGTGCGCCACCCGGGTATCGACAAGATCGCCTTCACCGGCAGCTCGGCCTCCGGCCGGCACATCGCCTCGGTGTGCGGGGAGCAGCTCAAGCGCTACAGCCTCGAACTCGGCGGCAAATCGGCCGCCATCGTTCTCGACGACGCGCACATCGGAAAGACCGTGTCCGGGCTGAAGATGGCCAGCCTGATGAACAACGGCCAGGCGTGCGTCGCACAGACCCGCCTCCTGGTCAGTGAACGCCGGCACGACGAGTTCGTCGACGCGCTGGCGGACATGATGGCGGATCTGGTGATCGGGGATCCCGCGGACCCGGCCACCGACATCGGACCGCTGGTGTCGCAGCGTCAGCAGCAGAGGGTGCAGAACTACATCCGCACCGGCAGTGCCGAGGGCGCGAAAATCGTTCTGGGTGGCGATGATTCACCGCGGGATCGCGGCTGGTACGTCCGGCCCACCCTGTTCGTCGACGCGACCAACGACATGACCATCGCGCGCCAGGAGATCTTCGGCCCGGTGCTCACCGTCATCAAGTACCGCGACGAACAGGACGCGGTGCGCATCGCCAACGACAGCGACTACGGGCTGGCCGGCTCGGTGTGGACCAAGGACGTGGCGCACGGCCTGGAAATCTCCGGGCAGATCCGCACCGGCACCTACGGGATCAACATGTACATGCTCGACATCTCCAGCCCGTTCGGCGGATTCAAGCAATCCGGCATCGGTCGGGAGTTCGCCGAGGAGGGCCTGGCCGAGTACACCGAACTGCAGACCGTGGTCAGCGCCGGCCGACTGCCCGCGCTGGGCGAGGATCAGCAGCGGTAG
- a CDS encoding amidohydrolase family protein, whose protein sequence is MTSTDSRPKRIVDAHVHLWDPARVDWYPYLSGRQELDMGDVSTMCRRFDAATYFAESTGWNVEKLVNVAAATGEHSVEETLELDRRADADGQPAAIIGGLPPADSVAEQVAALDRQLTATRFRGVRPMGGAEGPLPGTEMLTALAERDLVVELMIHPDLLLASARALENVAAPLVVLEHTGWPRDRSEQERALWAEGLRALGDLGDNVVCKISGLAGPLGTMDPGVLAPWVEHAIDCFGVDRAMFASNFPVDGIHGSLDELFGCYSAITAGLDDTARDKLFAANAMRVYRC, encoded by the coding sequence GTGACGTCCACGGACTCGCGACCCAAGCGCATCGTCGATGCGCACGTACACCTGTGGGATCCGGCCCGCGTCGACTGGTACCCCTATCTCTCGGGTCGCCAGGAGCTCGACATGGGTGACGTGTCCACGATGTGCCGGCGATTCGACGCCGCCACCTACTTCGCGGAGTCGACCGGGTGGAACGTGGAGAAGCTGGTCAACGTCGCCGCCGCCACCGGCGAGCACTCGGTCGAGGAGACCCTGGAGCTCGACCGGCGGGCCGACGCCGACGGCCAGCCCGCGGCGATCATCGGCGGCCTGCCGCCGGCGGACTCGGTGGCCGAACAGGTGGCCGCCCTCGATCGCCAGCTGACCGCCACCCGGTTCCGCGGCGTGCGCCCGATGGGGGGCGCGGAAGGACCGTTGCCCGGGACCGAGATGCTCACCGCACTGGCCGAGCGGGATCTGGTGGTCGAGCTGATGATCCATCCCGATCTGCTGCTGGCCAGCGCGCGGGCGCTGGAGAACGTCGCGGCCCCGCTCGTGGTCCTGGAGCACACCGGGTGGCCCCGCGACCGATCCGAACAGGAGCGTGCGCTGTGGGCCGAGGGCCTCCGCGCGCTCGGTGACCTCGGTGACAACGTGGTCTGCAAGATCTCCGGGTTGGCCGGACCGCTGGGCACCATGGACCCCGGCGTGCTGGCGCCGTGGGTGGAGCACGCCATCGACTGCTTCGGCGTCGACCGCGCCATGTTCGCGAGCAATTTCCCGGTGGACGGGATCCACGGGTCCCTCGACGAGCTCTTCGGCTGCTACTCGGCCATCACCGCCGGCCTCGACGACACCGCACGCGACAAGCTGTTCGCCGCCAACGCGATGCGGGTCTACCGCTGCTGA